DNA from Diaphorobacter limosus:
TGCCGGGGCCGGCGCGGCGCTGGCCCAGCCGGCCCAGGACGACGCCCGCAGCGAGCCCCTGGTCATCAACGGCTGCCCGATCTGGCCCTATACCCGCTGCCCCGGCGCCGACCTGCGCCATGCCAGCCTGGCGGGCAAGAACCTGGCTGGCGCCGACCTGCGCGGCGCCAACCTGACGCGCGCCGACCTGCGCGGCGCCAATCTCTCGGCCGCCGATCTGGAGGGCGCCAACCTGACCGGCGCGCGCATGTCCAAGGTCTCGGCGGCCAACACCGATTTCAAGGGCGCCAAATTCATCGGCACCGACCTGGAGAGCGCGCGCCTGATGCGCTCGGACTTCTCGGGCGCCCTGTTCGAGGGCACCAGCCTGGAGATGGCGCGCATGAACCATGCGTGGTTCGTCGGCACGCGCTTCATCGCCAATGATTTCCAGGAGACCAAGTTCGTCGCCACCAACATGCAGAACGCATTCTTCGACGGCAACCACACGCTCTACACCATCTTCACGGAATCCAACCTCGATGGCTGTCAGGGCTGCCCACCGGACTGGAGATGATATGCGAATGCTATATTTTTCAAAGCATCTTGCGCTTACCTGCATTGGGCTAGCGGCAATTTTTGCCACAAATGTCCAGGCCGTGGAGCAGATCAAGCCCCAGGTCGACACCTCGGCCCTGCCGGCGCTCGGCTGGCACGAGCCCAACCCCCTGCGCGGCAATGCCGAAGCCGCCGCCATCGGCAAGGCCGCCTTCAACCAGAGCTGCGCCGTCTGCCATGGCCAGGATGCCATTGGCACACGCTCGCCCGCACCCGACCTGCGCCGCATCGGCATGGGCTGCCGGCGCATCCAGGACGCGGCCCTGCGCCAGCGCTGCCAGGGCGACGCGGACGCGTTCTTCATCAAGTCGGTGCGCTACGGCAAGCAGAAGTTCGGCATCGTCCACATGCCGCCCTGGGAAGGCCTGCTTGCGCCCGAGCTGGCCTGGGCGCTGCGCAGCTTTGTCGAAACCGCGCCCAAGGGCACGGGTATTCAGTCGCTGTCGCCCACCGCCGCCGCCACGCAGTAGCGCAGCGCCCGCAGCATGGCGGGCTCTGCGCCCAGGTGCCCGCTGGCCACCAGCTGCAGGCGGGCATGGGGCCGGCCCATGGCCGCCCAGCGCCGGCTGTTGCCGGGCGGGCAAATGGCGTCAAAGCGCCCATGCACCCAATCGACCGGCACCCCATGCCGCGCCAGGGCGAGCACGGCGGCATCGAGTTCTCCGGGTCGCACAAAGCCCCGGTGGCGCAGGTAATGCGCCTGCAGGCGGTACCTGGCCTGCGCCTGGCGATCCGCCGGCGTGGCGCGCGGCCGGGGCAGCTGCGCCAGGGCACGGCGCTGCTGGCGCTGCAGGCCGGCCCATAGCCGGCGCTGGGCGGTTGCATCCTTTCCCGACAGATGCCGCAGGCTGCGGCGCAGGCCATGCAGCGCGTCACGCCGCTCGCGCAGCGCCCAGCCCCGGCCGGCCTGCAGGGATGGAACAGTCACTGCTCCGCTTTGGAGCAGTTGTGACAGGCCGGACAGGGCCTGGGGCAGTGCGGCCCCGTGCGGTACCGGCCAGTCGCCCTGCGCCACGCGCTTGCCGGGCCGCGCGCTGGGCAGCAGTAAGCCGCCCACCTCGCTCCGCGTGAGGCCAAAGGCGCCGCGCAGCACCGGCCGCGCCACATGATCCGGGTGCTGGCGCGCATAGGCCAGGGCCACCACCGTGCCCCAGGAGCCACCCAGCAGCGACCAGCGCTCCAGGCCCAGATGCCGGCGCAGTGCCTCCAGGTCGGCCACCAGCGCCGCCAGATGGTTGGCCGCCGTGCGCCCGCTGGGGCGCGAGTCGCCGGCGCCGCGCTGGTCCGGCGCGATCACGCGCTGGCACTGCAAGTCAAAGGGTGCCAGCAGGGGCGGGCTGCAGCCGCTGCCCGGGCCGCCATGCAGCAGCAACCAGGGTTCGCCCCGTCCCATATCGCGCCAGGCCATGCGGTGCAGCCCGCCACGCGCCAGCCGGCGCGGCGCGGGCCAATGAGGTACATCAAGGGTGGCATTGATTTTGCGTGGCATGGCTGCGGCTGCGTGAAACAGGTTCTACGGGTTTTGTGCGGCACGCAATCATCTTTCATGCCACTCATCACAGGAGACAACCATGCAATGGACCACCCCCGCCTTCACCGATCTGCGCTTCGGCTTTGAGATCACCATGTACATCGCCAACCGTTAATCCCCCCTGGCGGGGGCGGCAGGCGTCGCCCCCGCACATCACCCACATTCACAGACCATGCTATTGCGCGTTTTAGGCTCTTCCGCCGGCGGTGGCTTTCCACAGTGGAACTGCAACTGCCCCAATTGCGCCGGCCTGCGCGCAGGCAGCCTGCGCGCCCGGGCACGCACCCAATCCAGCGTGGCCGTCACGGCCGATGGGCAGGACTGGCTGCTGGTCAACGCCTCGCCGGACCTGCTGACGCAAATCCAGCAGACGCCGACGCTGCAACCGGCGCGCAGCCTGCGCGACAGCGGCATTGCCGCGGTGCTGCTGATGGACGCACAGATCGACCATGTCACGGGTCTCTTGATGCTGCGCGAGCGCAAGACGCCGCTGCCGCTCTTGGCCACACCCGAGGTGTTGTCGGACATTGGCGCGGGCTTTCCCATCACCCAGATTCTTTCCCATTACTGCGGCGTGGCCGCCCAGGCCATAGTCTGTGACGGGCGCAGTTTTGCCGCCCCGGGCCTGCCGGGCATCGCCTTGCAGGCCGTGACGCTGTCGTCCAAGC
Protein-coding regions in this window:
- a CDS encoding pentapeptide repeat-containing protein; this translates as MTRFTRIALTGAILLAGAGAALAQPAQDDARSEPLVINGCPIWPYTRCPGADLRHASLAGKNLAGADLRGANLTRADLRGANLSAADLEGANLTGARMSKVSAANTDFKGAKFIGTDLESARLMRSDFSGALFEGTSLEMARMNHAWFVGTRFIANDFQETKFVATNMQNAFFDGNHTLYTIFTESNLDGCQGCPPDWR
- a CDS encoding cytochrome c codes for the protein MEQIKPQVDTSALPALGWHEPNPLRGNAEAAAIGKAAFNQSCAVCHGQDAIGTRSPAPDLRRIGMGCRRIQDAALRQRCQGDADAFFIKSVRYGKQKFGIVHMPPWEGLLAPELAWALRSFVETAPKGTGIQSLSPTAAATQ
- a CDS encoding alpha/beta fold hydrolase produces the protein MPRKINATLDVPHWPAPRRLARGGLHRMAWRDMGRGEPWLLLHGGPGSGCSPPLLAPFDLQCQRVIAPDQRGAGDSRPSGRTAANHLAALVADLEALRRHLGLERWSLLGGSWGTVVALAYARQHPDHVARPVLRGAFGLTRSEVGGLLLPSARPGKRVAQGDWPVPHGAALPQALSGLSQLLQSGAVTVPSLQAGRGWALRERRDALHGLRRSLRHLSGKDATAQRRLWAGLQRQQRRALAQLPRPRATPADRQAQARYRLQAHYLRHRGFVRPGELDAAVLALARHGVPVDWVHGRFDAICPPGNSRRWAAMGRPHARLQLVASGHLGAEPAMLRALRYCVAAAVGDSD
- the pqqA gene encoding pyrroloquinoline quinone precursor peptide PqqA, encoding MQWTTPAFTDLRFGFEITMYIANR
- the pqqB gene encoding pyrroloquinoline quinone biosynthesis protein PqqB — protein: MLLRVLGSSAGGGFPQWNCNCPNCAGLRAGSLRARARTQSSVAVTADGQDWLLVNASPDLLTQIQQTPTLQPARSLRDSGIAAVLLMDAQIDHVTGLLMLRERKTPLPLLATPEVLSDIGAGFPITQILSHYCGVAAQAIVCDGRSFAAPGLPGIALQAVTLSSKPPPYSPFRGAPRPGDNIGLMVTNPATGARLFYAPGLAEVTPDLLALMARCSVVLVDGTFWTNDEMQRLGLSNKAALDMGHLPQSGAGGMLDQLARLPAGVRKVLIHINNTNPILNEDSPERAELAAQGVELAFDGMEIEF